A window of Pontibacillus halophilus JSM 076056 = DSM 19796 contains these coding sequences:
- a CDS encoding DEAD/DEAH box helicase → MESHLHIQTTFPTDTHVPLLEDGPHSSWELYRMAYNTAKHLVTPSFDGLRSPHYLPHVSFLSHQLQCAEQVIQEMQGRAILADEVGLGKTIEAGLILKEYMIRGLVKKVLILAPASLVNQWVQEMNSKFYIPAAAQRKAHVWNHDVVVSSIDTAKRSPHREIVLETDYDLVIIDEAHKLKNHKTKNYEFVRSLKKKYCLLLTATPVQNQLVDIFNLISILKPGHLGNYEEFTKRFGKDRKQLSNDEHLKELVRKVMVRNLRHETGIEWTERKVETVPIHFTEVEMEAYNYLSKITQMGSSFSNLTLLRELCSSREACFMSIKKMMENEELNPNRRTDLEEMVQRLQRMPHHAKAQKVVELLEAKPGEKFIIFTEYRASQFYLQWYLQQHGITSVPFRGGFKRGKKDWMKQLFQNHAQVLIATEAGGEGINLQFCSNMINYDLPWNPMRLEQRIGRIHRFGQQSDVHIYNFALQGTIEEHVLTLLYEKIQLFERVVGNLDSILEKLGIDDLGEEIEEIMDSSMSVGEMRIKLDNLTSVMEDAKDHQREKEA, encoded by the coding sequence ATGGAAAGTCACCTACATATCCAAACCACATTTCCAACCGATACACACGTTCCACTTCTAGAAGATGGGCCCCATAGTTCATGGGAGTTGTATAGAATGGCTTACAACACAGCCAAACATCTTGTTACACCAAGTTTCGACGGGTTAAGAAGCCCACATTACCTCCCCCACGTATCTTTCTTATCCCATCAGTTGCAATGTGCTGAACAAGTCATTCAAGAGATGCAAGGTAGAGCGATTCTAGCTGATGAAGTGGGACTAGGGAAAACGATTGAGGCAGGCCTTATTCTAAAAGAATATATGATTCGTGGCTTAGTAAAGAAAGTGTTGATTTTAGCACCTGCTTCGTTAGTTAACCAATGGGTACAAGAAATGAATTCGAAGTTTTATATCCCTGCCGCTGCGCAACGAAAGGCACATGTTTGGAATCATGATGTCGTCGTTTCATCGATAGATACAGCGAAACGCTCGCCTCATCGAGAGATTGTATTAGAGACCGATTATGACCTCGTGATTATTGACGAAGCTCATAAACTCAAAAACCATAAAACAAAGAACTATGAATTTGTGCGTTCGTTGAAGAAGAAATATTGCCTGTTACTAACCGCTACACCTGTTCAAAACCAGCTTGTCGACATATTTAATTTAATCTCGATCTTAAAACCCGGCCACCTTGGGAATTATGAAGAATTCACGAAACGATTCGGAAAAGACCGCAAGCAGCTATCGAATGACGAACATTTGAAAGAACTAGTCCGTAAGGTGATGGTGCGTAATTTACGACACGAGACCGGTATCGAATGGACAGAACGAAAAGTAGAAACTGTCCCTATACACTTTACGGAGGTTGAAATGGAAGCATACAACTACTTGAGTAAGATTACACAAATGGGTTCGAGCTTCTCAAATCTCACGTTGCTTAGAGAATTATGTTCCAGTCGCGAGGCCTGCTTTATGTCCATTAAGAAGATGATGGAGAATGAAGAGTTGAACCCCAATCGTCGAACAGACCTTGAAGAAATGGTACAACGTTTACAACGCATGCCCCACCATGCTAAAGCACAGAAAGTTGTGGAGTTACTTGAAGCGAAGCCAGGGGAGAAGTTTATTATCTTCACGGAATATCGTGCTTCACAATTTTATTTACAATGGTATTTGCAGCAACATGGCATTACATCCGTACCTTTCCGAGGAGGATTTAAACGAGGGAAGAAAGATTGGATGAAACAACTATTCCAGAATCATGCGCAGGTACTTATTGCAACGGAAGCCGGGGGCGAGGGGATTAACCTTCAGTTCTGTAGTAATATGATCAACTATGACCTTCCTTGGAATCCGATGCGCCTTGAACAACGAATTGGAAGGATTCATCGATTTGGACAACAATCTGATGTTCACATTTATAATTTCGCATTACAAGGAACCATTGAGGAACATGTGCTAACTCTCCTTTATGAGAAGATTCAATTGTTTGAACGGGTCGTCGGAAACCTTGATTCCATCCTTGAGAAGCTTGGAATTGATGACTTGGGCGAGGAGATTGAAGAGATCATGGACAGTTCCATGTCCGTTGGCGAAATGAGAATAAAATTGGATAATCTTACCTCTGTTATGGAAGATGCAAAAGACCACCAACGAGAAAAGGAGGCATAA
- a CDS encoding YqhG family protein gives MEQQQLQHYLRDYFTWNNCSIIHDQQGILTVQLTEELDEELMNRPFYWNYVKRMGKRGIPQQLTIVTDPEQREEKKGEWIHFGSPRLHKIFRSTMEKARTTRVYEQLTVEGSHTPLTPWLNVNVILHYQGAQKKNELLSLGLQLVHGSLLTNFMDRLDGIPLKSTINDYCFTLTPMIRPQSGFRRMESYLNDYVTKQETDWAKQSLLRLHEEKKLLHHFYSDYLQKETAMEDEELQLGLNRYQQELLGLEERFSPQITVEMVNCGLVYLSHESSTTVMKP, from the coding sequence ATGGAACAACAGCAACTCCAACACTATTTGAGAGACTACTTTACATGGAACAATTGTTCAATCATCCATGACCAACAAGGCATACTAACCGTACAGCTAACCGAAGAACTCGATGAAGAGCTCATGAATCGTCCATTCTATTGGAACTATGTGAAGCGCATGGGGAAACGAGGCATCCCTCAACAACTAACGATTGTTACAGACCCAGAACAACGTGAAGAAAAAAAAGGAGAATGGATTCATTTTGGCTCCCCGCGTCTTCATAAGATCTTTCGCTCCACGATGGAGAAGGCACGTACAACACGCGTATATGAACAACTAACTGTTGAGGGGAGTCACACTCCCTTAACTCCATGGCTGAACGTGAATGTGATACTTCATTATCAAGGGGCTCAAAAGAAAAATGAATTGCTCTCACTAGGTCTTCAACTCGTACACGGAAGTCTCTTAACCAATTTCATGGATCGCCTTGACGGGATTCCATTAAAATCAACGATTAACGACTATTGCTTTACACTAACACCAATGATTCGACCACAGAGTGGCTTTAGACGTATGGAATCCTATTTAAATGATTACGTAACGAAGCAAGAAACAGACTGGGCCAAGCAATCTCTATTAAGACTGCATGAAGAAAAGAAACTTCTCCATCACTTCTATAGTGATTATTTACAGAAAGAAACAGCTATGGAAGATGAAGAACTACAGCTTGGATTGAATCGTTATCAACAAGAGCTACTAGGACTAGAGGAACGATTCTCTCCTCAAATCACCGTGGAAATGGTCAACTGTGGATTGGTATACCTATCACATGAATCCTCAACAACCGTAATGAAACCATAG
- a CDS encoding shikimate kinase yields the protein MKPCFLIGFMGSGKSSVGRALSEQLDCAFIDTDEEIERLAGMSIPEIFEREGEAGFRQRETETLRSILHSRAVISTGGGIIERDENVEYMRGQGNVLFLNAQFQTISDRLEEDENRPLWNQELQKRKDLYMRRLPAYQTAAHYVVETDDRSVEAIVSEVMSVLGRV from the coding sequence ATGAAACCTTGCTTTCTAATTGGGTTTATGGGTTCAGGGAAATCATCTGTAGGTCGTGCGCTGTCAGAACAATTAGACTGTGCATTTATTGATACAGATGAAGAAATTGAGCGGCTAGCTGGTATGTCCATTCCCGAAATTTTCGAAAGGGAAGGAGAAGCGGGCTTCCGACAACGCGAGACAGAAACGTTGCGTAGTATTCTACATAGTCGCGCGGTTATTTCAACTGGTGGGGGAATCATCGAAAGAGATGAAAATGTTGAATACATGAGAGGGCAAGGGAATGTCTTGTTCTTAAATGCTCAGTTCCAAACGATTTCTGACCGGTTGGAAGAAGATGAGAATCGACCTCTTTGGAATCAGGAGCTGCAGAAAAGGAAAGACTTATACATGCGCAGGTTACCTGCGTACCAAACCGCTGCACATTATGTCGTGGAAACAGACGACCGTTCCGTTGAAGCAATTGTAAGCGAAGTGATGTCTGTATTAGGGCGTGTGTAA
- a CDS encoding YqzE family protein, with protein MSGNDYVKFMTEELVRYMDMPQEERERRKEMRKTTRQSTENELFGVLPFAIKFLFRTRRKK; from the coding sequence ATGTCCGGAAACGATTATGTGAAGTTTATGACAGAAGAGCTTGTTCGTTATATGGATATGCCACAAGAAGAAAGGGAGCGACGTAAAGAGATGCGTAAAACTACTCGACAGTCTACTGAAAATGAGTTGTTTGGAGTCTTGCCTTTTGCGATTAAGTTCCTATTCCGAACCCGCCGCAAAAAATAA